One Prodigiosinella aquatilis DNA window includes the following coding sequences:
- the rluB gene encoding 23S rRNA pseudouridine(2605) synthase RluB, translated as MSEKLQKVMARAGHGSRREIESMIQQGRISVDGKIATLGDRVEVTNATKIRIDGHVVVVRDTEQTVCRVLMYYKPEGELCTRSDPDGRPTVFDRLPKIQGSRWVAVGRLDVNTSGLLLFTTDGELANRLMHPSQEVEREYAVRVFGEVNDEKIKQLSKGVQLDDGPASFRKIRYQGGEGLNQWYNVTLTEGRNREVRRLWEAVGVQVSRLIRVRYGDIQLPKGLPRGGWAEMNLTDVNYLRELVKLTPETVSKLPVERERRRVKANQIRRAVKRHSQVSTTRRNAPKRNG; from the coding sequence ATGAGCGAAAAGCTACAGAAAGTGATGGCGCGCGCAGGTCATGGTTCGCGCCGTGAAATTGAAAGTATGATCCAGCAGGGACGAATTAGCGTTGATGGTAAAATTGCCACGCTGGGCGATCGTGTTGAGGTCACTAACGCGACAAAAATCCGTATTGATGGTCATGTGGTTGTTGTTCGGGATACCGAGCAAACAGTATGCCGCGTGCTGATGTATTACAAACCGGAAGGCGAACTTTGCACCCGCAGCGATCCAGATGGTCGTCCTACCGTGTTTGACCGTTTACCAAAAATCCAAGGTTCTCGTTGGGTAGCAGTAGGTCGTCTTGATGTTAATACGTCTGGATTACTGTTGTTTACTACGGATGGTGAACTGGCAAACCGATTAATGCATCCCAGCCAGGAAGTAGAAAGGGAGTACGCTGTACGTGTGTTTGGTGAGGTCAATGATGAAAAAATCAAACAACTCAGCAAGGGCGTACAGTTGGATGATGGCCCGGCATCATTCCGCAAGATTCGCTACCAGGGTGGTGAAGGATTAAACCAATGGTATAACGTGACATTGACCGAAGGACGTAACCGTGAAGTACGTCGTTTGTGGGAAGCCGTCGGCGTACAAGTCAGCCGGTTGATCCGTGTTCGTTACGGTGATATCCAACTACCCAAAGGGTTACCCCGTGGTGGCTGGGCAGAAATGAACCTCACGGATGTCAATTATTTGCGTGAATTAGTTAAACTTACACCAGAAACCGTTAGCAAACTGCCCGTGGAACGTGAACGTCGGCGTGTCAAAGCCAATCAAATCCGTCGTGCCGTGAAACGACATAGCCAAGTGAGTACCACACGCCGTAACGCGCCTAAACGTAACGGTTAG
- the cobO gene encoding cob(I)yrinic acid a,c-diamide adenosyltransferase yields MNDERHQQRQQRLKEKVDARIATATQLRGIIMVFTGNGKGKTTAAFGTVTRAVGHGLQAGVIQFIKGEWPNGEKNLLQQHGVEFQVMSTGFTWDTQNRQTDTEAAHLVWQHGKRMLADPQLDLVVLDELTYMISYDYLPLDEVIEVLNARPSHQSVIITGRGCHRDLLNQADTVTEMRPVKHAFDAGIQAQQGIDW; encoded by the coding sequence ATGAATGACGAACGACATCAGCAACGTCAGCAACGTTTGAAAGAAAAAGTCGATGCCCGCATTGCCACCGCGACCCAGTTACGCGGCATTATCATGGTATTTACTGGCAATGGGAAAGGAAAAACCACCGCAGCCTTTGGCACGGTAACTCGAGCTGTCGGACATGGACTGCAAGCAGGCGTGATTCAGTTTATCAAAGGAGAATGGCCCAATGGTGAAAAAAACCTGCTGCAACAGCATGGTGTCGAATTTCAGGTCATGTCTACTGGCTTTACCTGGGACACCCAGAACCGGCAAACCGACACCGAGGCGGCACATCTCGTGTGGCAACACGGAAAACGCATGCTGGCTGACCCGCAATTGGATTTAGTGGTACTGGATGAGCTGACATACATGATCAGCTACGATTATTTACCGCTGGATGAAGTGATTGAAGTACTGAATGCGCGACCTTCGCACCAGAGTGTGATTATCACCGGACGAGGCTGCCATCGTGATTTACTGAACCAGGCCGATACTGTGACCGAAATGCGCCCGGTGAAACATGCTTTTGATGCAGGAATCCAAGCTCAGCAAGGTATTGACTGGTAA
- a CDS encoding YciK family oxidoreductase, with translation MYYTPKKDLLKRRIILVTGAGDGIGREAALTYARFGAHMVLLGRTESKLHDVKRQIEQECGTSSLVIPCDMLTTTSEQFFLIAEQMSQSIPQLDGVLHNAGLLGDIALMADQSVEHWHQVMHVNVNATFMLTQALLPLLLKSPSASLVFTSSSVGRQGRSGWGAYAVSKFATEGMMQVLAEEYRHKNLRVNCINPGGTRTAMRAAAFPNEDPDKLKTPADIMPLYLYLMGDDSRRKTGMSFDAQPGKKPGTVD, from the coding sequence GTGTATTACACACCCAAAAAAGACCTTTTAAAACGAAGAATTATATTAGTTACCGGTGCTGGAGACGGTATTGGACGAGAGGCTGCACTCACCTATGCTCGTTTTGGTGCTCACATGGTTTTGTTGGGCAGGACAGAAAGTAAGCTACATGATGTAAAACGACAGATTGAGCAAGAGTGTGGTACGTCGTCGTTGGTAATCCCCTGCGATATGCTGACAACCACTTCAGAACAATTTTTCTTGATAGCAGAACAGATGTCTCAGTCCATTCCTCAACTTGATGGTGTGCTGCATAATGCTGGTCTGCTAGGTGATATTGCTTTAATGGCGGATCAATCAGTGGAGCATTGGCACCAGGTAATGCACGTCAACGTCAACGCGACATTCATGCTTACCCAGGCGCTGTTACCGTTATTACTGAAGTCCCCGAGCGCCTCACTGGTATTCACCAGTTCAAGCGTAGGCCGTCAGGGACGTTCCGGCTGGGGAGCCTATGCAGTTTCGAAATTCGCTACTGAGGGAATGATGCAGGTACTGGCAGAAGAGTATCGCCACAAAAACCTGCGAGTGAACTGTATTAATCCCGGCGGCACTCGTACCGCTATGCGCGCAGCTGCTTTTCCGAATGAAGACCCGGACAAGCTCAAAACACCAGCGGATATTATGCCACTTTATCTTTATTTGATGGGTGATGACAGCCGACGTAAAACAGGAATGAGTTTTGACGCCCAACCCGGTAAAAAACCGGGGACCGTAGACTAA
- the sohB gene encoding protease SohB yields the protein MELLSQYGLFLAEILTIVVAIGVLVVLIFSMTQRKRQRKGELQVVNLGEQYREMQRDMQAAAISDAERKVLLKRNKKEKKETAKQEKQRVKKGDTKALKPCLYVLDFNGSMDAGEVSSLREEVSAILAVARTEDEVLLRLESPGGVVHGYGLAASQLQRLRQGGIRLTVAVDKMAASGGYMMACVADRIVAAPFAIVGSIGVVAQIPNFNRLLKNKDIDVELHTAGEYKRTLTLFGENTEAGREKFREELNATHQLFKQFVQQMRPSLDIDAVATGEHWFGSQARDLGLVDAIGTSDDLLIAEIATHEVLAVRYTRRKRLIDRLTGSTGDTVERMMLRWWQRGNQPRL from the coding sequence GTGGAGTTACTTTCTCAGTATGGTTTATTCCTGGCAGAAATCCTGACCATCGTCGTCGCAATTGGCGTACTGGTGGTGTTGATATTCAGTATGACCCAACGTAAACGCCAGCGTAAAGGTGAGCTACAGGTCGTTAATCTGGGTGAGCAATATCGCGAGATGCAGCGGGATATGCAAGCGGCTGCGATAAGCGATGCTGAACGCAAGGTGTTGTTGAAGAGAAATAAAAAAGAGAAAAAGGAAACCGCTAAACAGGAAAAACAGCGCGTTAAAAAGGGGGATACGAAAGCGCTCAAACCCTGTCTTTACGTCCTTGATTTTAATGGCAGTATGGATGCTGGTGAAGTCAGTTCACTGCGAGAAGAGGTTTCCGCCATTCTGGCAGTAGCCAGAACGGAAGATGAGGTCTTGTTGCGTCTTGAAAGTCCTGGCGGTGTGGTTCACGGTTATGGGTTGGCTGCATCTCAGTTACAGCGTTTACGCCAGGGCGGGATCCGTCTTACCGTGGCAGTGGATAAAATGGCTGCCAGCGGTGGCTATATGATGGCTTGCGTGGCGGATCGCATTGTTGCGGCTCCGTTTGCTATTGTGGGTTCCATTGGTGTTGTAGCACAGATCCCTAATTTCAACCGGCTGTTGAAAAACAAAGACATTGATGTCGAGTTACATACGGCTGGAGAATATAAACGGACATTGACGCTATTTGGCGAAAATACGGAAGCAGGACGTGAGAAATTTCGCGAGGAGCTGAATGCAACTCATCAGTTGTTCAAACAGTTTGTTCAACAAATGCGCCCTTCACTGGATATTGATGCGGTGGCGACAGGGGAGCATTGGTTTGGATCACAGGCGAGAGATCTGGGATTGGTTGATGCCATTGGTACCAGCGACGATTTACTGATTGCGGAAATTGCCACACATGAGGTGTTGGCCGTGCGCTATACCCGTCGTAAACGCCTGATTGATCGATTGACAGGCAGCACCGGGGATACGGTAGAGAGAATGATGTTGCGCTGGTGGCAACGAGGGAACCAGCCGCGGTTGTAA
- a CDS encoding YciN family protein has protein sequence MSDFIHSNEEKISIDRQALLTEANMLIKNHDDYLHGMEANDVEQKNGILIFRGEYFLDQDGLPTLKTTAVFNMFKHLAHVLSEKYHLVD, from the coding sequence ATGTCCGATTTTATACACTCAAATGAAGAAAAAATATCGATCGATCGCCAGGCACTACTGACGGAAGCCAACATGCTGATAAAAAATCATGACGATTATCTGCATGGTATGGAGGCCAACGACGTGGAGCAGAAAAATGGCATACTGATTTTTCGCGGTGAGTATTTTCTCGACCAGGATGGACTACCGACACTGAAAACTACGGCCGTATTTAATATGTTTAAACATCTGGCTCATGTGCTGTCGGAGAAATATCACCTTGTAGACTAA
- the topA gene encoding type I DNA topoisomerase encodes MGKALVIVESPAKAKTINKYLGNDYVVKSSVGHVRDLPTSGSGSKKSSDSTNGKTKKAVKKDEKSALVNRMGVDPYHGWDANYEILPGKEKVVSELKTLAEQADHVYLATDLDREGEAIAWHLREIIGGDEKRFSRVVFNEITKNAIQQAFKNPGELNIDRVNAQQARRFMDRVVGYMVSPLLWKKIARGLSAGRVQSVAVRLVVDREREIKAFVPEEYWELHAEMQTAHDVMLQMQVTHHNGKPFKPVNQVQTQSAVSLLEKARYVVAEREDKPTSSKPGAPFITSTLQQAASTRLGFGVKKTMMMAQRLYEAGYITYMRTDSTNLSQDALNMVRGYISDEFGQRYLPESPNFYSSKENSQEAHEAIRPSDVKVLSEQLKDMEADAQKLYQLIWRQFLACQMTPAQYDSTTLVVKADDYQLRAKGRTLRFDGWTKVIPALRKGDEDRTLPSVEVGETLTLEKLLPSQHFTKPSARYSEASLVKELEKRGIGRPSTYASIISTIQDRGYVRVENRRFYAEKMGEIVTDRLEDNFRELMSYDFTARMESSLDQVANNQAAWKAVLDEFFAEFSQQLETAEQEPEAGGMRPNLMVLTSIDCPTCGRKMGIRTASTGVFLGCSGYALPPKERCKTTINLIPEAEVLNILEGDEAETNALRARRRCPKCGTAMDSYLIDNQRKLHVCGNNPSCDGYEIENGEFRLKGYDGPVVECEKCGSEMHLKMGRFGKYMACTNESCGNTRKILRSGEVAPPKEDPVPLPELACEKSDAYFVLRDGAAGVFLAANTFPKSRETRAPLVEELLRFKDRLPEKLRYLADAPITDNDGNKTLVRFSRKTKQQYVSSEKEGKATGWSAFYVDGKWVETKK; translated from the coding sequence ATGGGTAAAGCTCTCGTCATAGTTGAGTCCCCGGCAAAAGCCAAAACGATCAATAAATATCTAGGCAATGACTACGTGGTGAAATCCAGCGTCGGTCATGTGCGCGATTTGCCAACCAGTGGCTCTGGTAGTAAGAAGAGTTCGGACTCAACCAACGGCAAAACTAAAAAAGCCGTCAAAAAAGATGAAAAATCGGCGCTGGTCAACCGAATGGGGGTCGATCCTTATCACGGTTGGGATGCGAATTATGAAATCCTGCCGGGCAAGGAAAAGGTCGTCTCTGAGCTGAAGACATTGGCAGAACAAGCAGACCATGTTTATCTCGCTACCGACCTTGACCGCGAAGGGGAAGCCATTGCGTGGCACCTGCGGGAAATAATCGGTGGGGATGAGAAACGGTTCAGTCGTGTGGTGTTCAACGAAATCACCAAAAATGCGATCCAGCAGGCATTTAAAAACCCTGGTGAGTTGAACATCGATCGTGTTAATGCCCAACAGGCCCGTCGCTTTATGGATCGGGTCGTAGGCTACATGGTATCGCCTTTGCTATGGAAGAAAATTGCCCGAGGGTTATCGGCGGGGCGTGTGCAGTCCGTGGCTGTGCGTTTGGTGGTGGATCGTGAGCGAGAAATAAAGGCGTTTGTCCCAGAAGAATACTGGGAACTTCACGCCGAGATGCAAACGGCCCATGACGTCATGCTGCAAATGCAGGTAACGCACCATAACGGAAAACCGTTTAAGCCAGTCAATCAGGTCCAGACGCAGTCAGCCGTCAGTTTGTTGGAAAAAGCCCGTTATGTCGTGGCTGAGCGTGAAGATAAACCGACCAGTAGTAAGCCTGGCGCTCCTTTTATTACATCGACGCTTCAGCAGGCAGCCAGTACCCGTTTGGGCTTCGGCGTCAAGAAAACCATGATGATGGCCCAGCGCTTATATGAAGCGGGTTATATCACCTACATGCGTACTGACTCGACTAACCTGAGTCAGGATGCGTTGAATATGGTGCGCGGATATATCAGCGACGAATTCGGTCAGCGTTATTTGCCTGAGTCGCCTAATTTTTACAGCAGTAAAGAGAATTCGCAGGAAGCTCATGAAGCAATCCGTCCTTCAGATGTCAAGGTTTTGTCTGAACAACTGAAAGATATGGAAGCGGATGCCCAGAAATTGTATCAGCTGATCTGGCGTCAGTTTTTGGCCTGTCAGATGACGCCTGCACAGTACGACTCCACCACGCTGGTGGTGAAAGCCGATGATTACCAGCTCCGTGCCAAAGGCCGTACTTTGCGTTTTGATGGCTGGACCAAAGTGATTCCGGCGTTACGCAAAGGTGATGAAGATCGTACATTGCCATCCGTTGAGGTGGGCGAAACACTGACATTAGAAAAACTGTTACCAAGCCAGCACTTTACTAAGCCATCTGCGCGTTACAGTGAAGCGTCTTTGGTGAAGGAATTGGAAAAACGTGGCATTGGCCGTCCTTCCACTTATGCATCAATAATCTCCACCATTCAGGATCGTGGTTATGTACGGGTTGAAAACCGTCGTTTCTATGCCGAAAAAATGGGGGAAATTGTTACTGACCGCTTGGAAGATAATTTTCGCGAGCTGATGAGCTATGATTTTACTGCTCGCATGGAGAGTAGCTTAGACCAGGTCGCGAACAATCAGGCGGCATGGAAAGCCGTGTTGGACGAGTTTTTCGCCGAGTTCAGCCAGCAACTGGAAACCGCTGAGCAGGAACCGGAAGCGGGGGGAATGCGGCCTAATCTGATGGTGCTGACCAGCATCGATTGCCCGACTTGTGGTCGCAAGATGGGGATTCGTACCGCCAGTACGGGCGTTTTTCTGGGGTGCTCAGGTTACGCTCTACCGCCGAAAGAACGCTGCAAAACCACCATCAACCTGATTCCAGAAGCCGAAGTGCTGAACATACTGGAAGGTGATGAAGCCGAAACCAATGCACTGCGTGCTCGCCGTCGTTGTCCGAAATGTGGCACTGCTATGGATAGTTATCTGATCGACAATCAGCGTAAGCTGCATGTCTGCGGTAATAATCCATCCTGTGATGGCTATGAAATAGAAAACGGCGAGTTTCGTCTCAAAGGCTATGACGGCCCAGTGGTGGAGTGTGAGAAGTGTGGTTCGGAAATGCACCTGAAGATGGGGCGTTTTGGTAAGTATATGGCGTGTACTAATGAGAGCTGCGGTAATACCCGCAAGATTTTGCGCAGTGGTGAGGTTGCTCCTCCGAAGGAAGATCCTGTACCGCTACCTGAATTGGCTTGTGAAAAATCTGATGCTTATTTTGTACTACGTGATGGTGCTGCGGGTGTTTTTCTGGCCGCCAATACGTTCCCGAAATCTCGTGAGACGCGGGCACCATTGGTCGAAGAGCTGTTGCGTTTCAAAGATCGGTTGCCGGAGAAACTGCGTTATCTGGCTGATGCTCCGATAACGGATAACGATGGGAATAAAACATTGGTCCGCTTTAGCCGTAAGACCAAACAACAGTATGTTTCCTCAGAGAAAGAGGGTAAGGCTACTGGATGGTCAGCATTTTATGTAGACGGAAAATGGGTTGAGACAAAGAAATAG
- the cysB gene encoding HTH-type transcriptional regulator CysB: MKLQQLRYIVEVVNHNLNVSSTAEGLYTSQPGISKQVRMLEDELGIQIFARSGKHLTQVTPAGQEIIRIAREVLSKVDAIKAVAGEHTYPDKGSLYVATTHTQARYALPSVIRGFIERYPQVSLHMHQGSPTQIAEAVAKGTADFAIATEALHLYDDLIMLPCYHWNRAVVVNPDHPLASKTTITIEELASYPIVTYTFGFTGRSELDTAFNRAGLTPKIVFTATDADVIKTYVRLGLGVGVIANMAVDPLTDPDLVTLDADSIFGYSTTKIGFRRSTFLRSYMYDFIQRFAPHLTRDVVDTAIALRSNEEIELMFKDISLPVK, translated from the coding sequence ATGAAACTGCAACAGCTTCGTTATATTGTTGAAGTTGTTAATCACAACCTGAATGTTTCCTCTACTGCAGAAGGCCTTTACACTTCTCAACCAGGGATCAGTAAACAAGTCAGAATGTTAGAAGATGAGCTGGGGATTCAAATTTTTGCCCGCAGCGGAAAACACTTAACACAGGTAACGCCTGCGGGTCAGGAAATCATCCGTATTGCCCGGGAAGTGTTATCCAAGGTAGATGCCATCAAGGCCGTCGCCGGGGAACATACTTATCCAGATAAAGGGTCGCTTTATGTCGCAACGACACATACTCAGGCTCGTTACGCGCTGCCAAGTGTGATCAGAGGCTTTATTGAACGTTATCCTCAGGTATCTCTGCATATGCATCAGGGATCACCGACTCAGATAGCGGAGGCGGTAGCAAAAGGCACGGCAGATTTTGCCATTGCAACGGAAGCACTACACCTCTATGACGATTTGATTATGCTGCCGTGTTACCATTGGAACCGTGCGGTAGTGGTGAACCCTGATCATCCACTGGCGTCCAAAACCACTATCACTATTGAAGAACTGGCTTCCTATCCTATCGTGACCTATACCTTCGGTTTTACCGGCCGTTCAGAGCTGGATACCGCGTTTAACCGTGCAGGTCTCACCCCGAAAATTGTGTTTACTGCCACAGATGCAGACGTGATTAAAACCTATGTACGGTTAGGGTTAGGGGTGGGGGTGATTGCGAATATGGCCGTCGATCCACTGACTGATCCCGATTTGGTGACCCTCGATGCGGATAGCATTTTTGGCTATAGTACGACGAAGATCGGTTTCCGTCGCAGTACATTTTTACGTAGTTATATGTATGATTTTATTCAACGTTTTGCTCCTCATCTTACTCGGGATGTCGTCGACACAGCCATTGCATTACGTTCCAATGAAGAAATAGAATTGATGTTTAAAGATATTAGTTTGCCAGTAAAGTAA
- the dtpA gene encoding dipeptide/tripeptide permease DtpA, giving the protein MSLANKNNTPSESISMNAFKQPKAFYLIFSIELWERFGYYGLQGIMAVYLVKMLGMSETDSITLFSSFSALVYGFIAIGGWLGDKVLGTKRVIVLGTMTLAIGYAMIAYSGHNLFWVYAGMATIAVGNGLFKANPAALLSTCYAKDDPRLDGAFTMYYMSVNIGSFFSMLATPWLAVHYGWNVAFSLSVIGMILTLVNFMFCRKWVKKYGSQPDFVPINIRKLLMTLVGIVALICISVWLLHNQLVARWMLAIISLGIILIFARETFRLHGTARRKMIVAFILMIEAVVFFVLYSQMPTSLNFFAIRNVGHSIFGIAFEPEQYQALNPFWIMVASPFLAAIYNKMGDHLPMPHKFAIGMVLCSGAFLVLPWGASMANEQGIVSVNWLIASYALQSVGELMISGLGLAMVAQLVPQRLMGFIMGAWFLTTAAAALIAGNVANLMAVPKNVVDAHESLAIYSHVFLQIGIVTGIIAILMLLTAPKLTRMTQDDHTTEIATGIINITQ; this is encoded by the coding sequence GTGTCTTTAGCAAACAAAAACAACACTCCTTCTGAAAGCATCAGTATGAATGCTTTCAAACAACCAAAGGCGTTCTATCTCATTTTTTCTATCGAACTATGGGAGCGTTTTGGTTACTACGGTTTACAAGGCATTATGGCCGTCTATCTGGTCAAAATGTTGGGAATGTCGGAAACAGATTCCATTACGCTGTTTTCTTCGTTCAGCGCCCTGGTTTATGGTTTTATTGCCATTGGTGGCTGGCTGGGAGACAAGGTATTAGGAACCAAACGCGTCATTGTACTTGGTACAATGACGCTGGCGATAGGTTATGCCATGATCGCCTACTCCGGCCATAATCTATTTTGGGTTTATGCCGGTATGGCAACCATTGCGGTGGGTAACGGGCTGTTCAAAGCCAATCCCGCCGCCTTGCTCTCTACCTGTTATGCCAAGGATGATCCACGCCTTGATGGCGCGTTCACCATGTACTACATGTCGGTAAACATCGGCTCATTCTTTTCCATGCTGGCGACACCTTGGCTGGCGGTACATTATGGCTGGAATGTGGCATTTTCCCTCAGCGTCATCGGCATGATATTAACCCTGGTCAACTTCATGTTCTGCCGTAAGTGGGTGAAGAAATACGGTTCACAGCCCGATTTTGTGCCGATTAATATTCGAAAACTGCTGATGACGCTGGTCGGGATTGTTGCCCTGATCTGTATTTCAGTCTGGCTACTGCATAACCAACTCGTTGCCCGTTGGATGCTGGCTATTATCTCTCTGGGCATTATCCTGATTTTCGCGAGAGAAACATTCCGCTTGCACGGTACGGCACGTCGCAAAATGATCGTCGCCTTTATATTAATGATTGAAGCCGTTGTATTCTTTGTGCTTTATAGCCAGATGCCGACCTCACTTAACTTTTTTGCCATCCGCAATGTTGGGCACTCCATTTTTGGTATTGCCTTTGAACCGGAACAGTATCAAGCGCTAAATCCGTTCTGGATCATGGTTGCCAGCCCTTTTCTGGCGGCAATATACAATAAAATGGGCGATCATCTGCCTATGCCACACAAGTTCGCCATTGGTATGGTGCTCTGTTCCGGGGCATTCCTGGTACTCCCCTGGGGAGCCAGCATGGCCAATGAACAAGGTATTGTTTCGGTTAACTGGCTGATAGCAAGTTATGCGTTACAAAGCGTGGGTGAGCTGATGATTTCCGGTCTGGGTCTGGCGATGGTGGCGCAGTTAGTGCCGCAACGCCTGATGGGGTTCATTATGGGAGCCTGGTTTCTGACTACGGCGGCGGCGGCGCTGATCGCAGGTAACGTTGCCAACCTGATGGCGGTACCAAAAAATGTGGTAGACGCTCATGAGTCACTGGCTATCTACAGTCATGTCTTTCTACAGATCGGTATCGTAACCGGCATTATCGCCATACTCATGCTATTGACCGCGCCGAAGCTGACTCGTATGACGCAAGATGATCACACCACAGAAATAGCGACTGGTATTATCAACATCACCCAGTAA
- the nth gene encoding endonuclease III: protein MNKEKRITILARLRENDPHPTTELHYASPFELLISVLLSAQATDVSVNKATEKLYKIANTPQAMLDLGVDGVKTHIKTIGLFNSKAENVIKTCRMLIEHHQGQVPEDRAALEALPGVGRKTANVVLNTAFGWPTIAVDTHIFRVCNRTGFAPGKNVEQVEEKLLKVVPAEFRVDCHHWLILHGRYTCIARKPRCGSCLIEDLCEFKEKTYA from the coding sequence ATGAACAAGGAAAAGCGGATTACCATTTTAGCTCGGCTGCGGGAAAACGATCCTCACCCCACAACAGAGCTTCATTACGCCTCTCCGTTTGAATTGCTGATCTCTGTGTTACTCTCCGCACAGGCGACCGATGTCAGTGTGAACAAAGCCACGGAAAAACTTTATAAAATTGCCAATACACCACAAGCAATGCTGGATTTAGGCGTGGATGGAGTCAAAACCCACATCAAAACCATCGGATTATTTAACAGCAAGGCGGAAAATGTGATAAAGACCTGCCGTATGCTGATAGAGCATCATCAGGGGCAGGTTCCGGAAGACCGCGCCGCACTTGAAGCTCTGCCCGGCGTAGGTAGAAAGACAGCCAATGTTGTACTGAATACCGCTTTCGGTTGGCCAACCATTGCCGTCGATACGCACATTTTTCGTGTATGCAACCGAACGGGGTTTGCACCGGGCAAAAATGTCGAACAGGTAGAAGAAAAACTGTTAAAAGTGGTACCCGCCGAGTTCAGGGTTGACTGTCATCACTGGCTGATTCTACATGGTCGCTATACCTGTATTGCCCGCAAACCACGCTGCGGTTCTTGTCTGATTGAAGATCTGTGTGAATTTAAAGAGAAAACATACGCGTAA
- a CDS encoding electron transport complex subunit E: protein MSEPRELFIQGLWKNNSALVQLLGLCPLLAVSSTVTNALGLGLATTLVLLCTNVAVSALRRWVPAEVRIPIYVMIIASVVSVVQMLINAYAYGLYQSLGIFIPLIVTNCIVIGRAETFASRNPIIPSALDGLAMGLGATGALLVLGAMREILGNGTVFDGADRLLGSWASVLRVEVIHLDSPFLLMILPPGAFIGLGLMLAGKYVIDEKLKQRHQAVQHSATSSKAEAKLS from the coding sequence ATGAGTGAGCCTAGAGAACTTTTTATACAGGGATTATGGAAAAACAACTCTGCACTGGTGCAATTGCTGGGATTATGTCCGCTGTTAGCCGTTTCCTCCACCGTCACCAATGCACTGGGGCTGGGGTTAGCGACAACATTGGTTCTGCTGTGTACCAACGTTGCGGTATCGGCACTGCGCCGTTGGGTTCCGGCAGAAGTCAGGATCCCGATTTATGTGATGATTATTGCTTCGGTGGTCAGTGTGGTACAGATGCTGATCAACGCCTATGCCTATGGGCTGTATCAATCACTGGGGATTTTTATTCCCTTGATCGTCACCAACTGCATTGTCATTGGTCGTGCTGAAACATTTGCCTCTCGGAACCCCATAATACCGTCGGCGCTGGACGGGCTGGCGATGGGACTAGGCGCCACCGGAGCCCTCCTCGTGCTGGGCGCCATGCGTGAGATTTTAGGCAATGGTACGGTGTTTGATGGGGCCGATCGCCTGTTAGGGAGCTGGGCCAGCGTATTGCGTGTCGAGGTGATCCACCTTGACTCTCCATTCCTACTGATGATCCTTCCACCCGGTGCGTTTATTGGTTTGGGGCTGATGCTGGCGGGTAAATACGTAATTGACGAGAAACTCAAACAGCGCCATCAGGCGGTACAACACTCTGCGACATCTTCAAAGGCTGAGGCAAAATTATCATGA
- the rsxG gene encoding electron transport complex subunit RsxG: MLTTMRRHAVTLAIFAALTTGLTAVVYHLTQNAISRQVQEQQKMLLDQVIPATLYDNDPLHECYVVTNNALGNTDPHRVFIARKGGQLIAAALESTAPDGYSGSIQLLIGADFHGTVLGTRVIEQHETPGLGDKIDIHVSNWILSFTGKTVQGQNDPRWAVKKDGGEFDQFTGATITPRAVVNAVKRSTLFLKTLPPRLATLTRCGKIR, from the coding sequence ATGTTGACGACCATGCGTCGCCATGCTGTGACGCTGGCGATATTTGCCGCGCTGACCACGGGTCTAACGGCTGTGGTTTATCACCTGACCCAAAACGCCATTTCCCGGCAAGTACAGGAACAGCAAAAAATGTTGCTGGATCAGGTGATTCCTGCGACGCTTTATGACAACGATCCTTTGCATGAGTGTTACGTTGTCACTAATAATGCCCTGGGCAACACCGACCCCCATCGGGTATTCATCGCCCGTAAGGGTGGTCAACTCATTGCTGCCGCACTGGAAAGCACCGCACCTGATGGCTACTCTGGTTCCATTCAGTTACTTATTGGCGCTGATTTTCATGGTACGGTATTAGGCACCCGGGTGATTGAGCAGCATGAAACGCCTGGATTAGGCGATAAAATTGATATTCACGTCTCGAACTGGATCCTGAGTTTTACTGGCAAAACAGTACAGGGACAAAATGACCCTCGCTGGGCAGTGAAAAAGGATGGCGGAGAGTTTGATCAATTTACCGGAGCGACCATCACGCCTCGCGCTGTGGTTAATGCAGTTAAACGCAGCACGTTATTCTTGAAAACATTGCCGCCACGCCTTGCTACCCTTACCCGCTGTGGAAAAATCCGATGA